The Deltaproteobacteria bacterium genomic interval CCGGCGGAACCTACAACTTTGTAAACAAGGCGTTTGGACCCTTACTCGGAACCGTTATGGGTTTTGGGCTCTGGGCATCGCTCCTCCTAAAAAGCGCCTTTGCACTGCTTGGTTTTGGTGCCTACTTGCGAGTTCTCGGCGGAGGTCTCCCTCTCAAACCCATCGCCATCGGCTGCCTTATTCTCATCACGGTGCTCAACTTGGGAGGGGTCAAGAAGGTCAGTCAGGCCCAGTCTTATATTCTCGCCGTAAGCCTCGCTGCCTTGGGAATGCTAATCGTCGGCTCGATTCCAAGCATCCAAACCTCGCAGGTTGATGCTTTTTTTAGCCATGGCCCGAAGGGGTTCATCGAAACCATTTCTTTTCTCTTTGTCTCTTATGCCGGCGTCACCAAAGTTGCG includes:
- a CDS encoding amino acid permease produces the protein MKTLERRLGLWSVVTISLSALLGGIFVLPGIAIGKTGSSAWLAYLAVAFCIISPSLSKAELSTAMPHSGGTYNFVNKAFGPLLGTVMGFGLWASLLLKSAFALLGFGAYLRVLGGGLPLKPIAIGCLILITVLNLGGVKKVSQAQSYILAVSLAALGMLIVGSIPSIQTSQVDAFFSHGPKGFIETISFLFVSYAGVTKVAAIAGEVKDPGKNLPRAIVLSIVMVTPVYCLVTFVLAGNLDHN